A single genomic interval of Aegicerativicinus sediminis harbors:
- a CDS encoding amidohydrolase, with product MKASILIVLTSLCLVSCKRDPNVTNTYQEINDGVFAYFGGDIITMVGDSAQYAEALVVKDGKIDFVGSETDLDEVYPQINKVDLDGKTLLPGFVDGHLHFTSLGSQALAANLLAEPDGKVNTIDDLIVELKQWSSSNDLEIFGGWIVGLGYDDAILGRHPNKTDLDKVSMDIPIMAIHISGHFCTVNSKGLEILGINSESKDPEGGQIRRVSGSNEPDGTLDELAAIPNMFKVLSPTDPEKIDMFLAAAQELAFSFGYTTAQEGRTTTSHETLESFANRGKLKIDVPAYIDYTRPELFDTEWYNKGYKNHYRIAGLKLTLDGSPQGRTAWRTIPYLIPPPGADTDYKGYPAIPDESKVQNIVDMAFENNWQLLTHANGDAAIDQMIKTIGKASNSYGNTERRNTLIHGQYLRYDQIDSLAKYHIIPSLFPMHTYYWGDWHKQIIGEEIGDKISPIKTALEKCGIVTSHTDAPVALPNLMMILWTTVNRVSRSGKVIGASERLTTYEALKTITIWGAYQHFEEDTKGTLEKGKIADMVILSENPLKVDPMQLKDIQVLQTIKDGEIVYKK from the coding sequence ATGAAAGCTTCAATTTTAATAGTACTTACTTCTTTGTGTTTAGTCTCATGTAAAAGGGACCCTAATGTTACGAATACCTATCAGGAAATAAATGACGGAGTTTTTGCCTATTTCGGAGGGGATATTATTACCATGGTTGGAGATTCTGCGCAATATGCAGAAGCTTTGGTTGTTAAGGATGGAAAGATCGATTTTGTTGGATCTGAAACTGATTTAGACGAGGTATATCCCCAAATCAACAAGGTTGATTTAGATGGAAAGACCTTATTGCCAGGTTTCGTTGACGGTCATTTACATTTCACTTCCTTAGGTAGCCAGGCCTTAGCAGCTAACCTTTTGGCTGAACCAGATGGTAAGGTTAATACAATTGATGATTTGATTGTGGAATTAAAACAATGGTCCTCTTCCAATGACCTAGAAATTTTTGGTGGTTGGATTGTTGGGCTAGGTTATGATGACGCAATCTTAGGAAGGCATCCTAATAAGACCGATTTAGATAAGGTTAGTATGGATATCCCTATTATGGCCATTCATATTTCAGGTCATTTTTGTACCGTAAATAGTAAAGGATTGGAGATTTTAGGAATAAATTCTGAATCGAAAGACCCTGAAGGCGGTCAAATTCGTAGGGTTTCGGGCTCAAATGAACCGGATGGCACTTTGGATGAACTTGCAGCCATCCCTAATATGTTTAAAGTACTTTCACCCACTGATCCAGAAAAAATTGACATGTTTTTGGCTGCGGCCCAAGAATTAGCTTTTAGTTTCGGTTATACGACCGCACAGGAAGGAAGGACCACTACCAGTCACGAAACATTAGAGAGTTTTGCCAATAGAGGAAAATTAAAAATCGATGTGCCTGCGTATATCGATTATACAAGGCCAGAATTATTTGACACTGAGTGGTACAATAAAGGGTATAAGAACCATTACCGAATAGCAGGTTTAAAGTTAACCTTAGACGGATCTCCTCAAGGCCGTACAGCTTGGCGTACAATTCCATATTTAATTCCTCCCCCTGGAGCAGATACCGATTATAAAGGGTACCCTGCCATCCCTGATGAATCAAAAGTTCAAAATATTGTGGATATGGCCTTTGAAAATAATTGGCAGCTCTTAACACACGCTAATGGAGATGCAGCCATTGATCAAATGATTAAAACAATTGGTAAGGCTTCAAATTCTTATGGAAATACCGAAAGACGTAATACCTTAATTCATGGTCAATATTTGAGATATGATCAAATTGATAGTTTAGCAAAATATCACATTATACCATCACTTTTTCCTATGCATACCTATTATTGGGGAGATTGGCATAAACAGATAATTGGGGAGGAAATAGGAGATAAAATTAGTCCGATAAAAACTGCACTGGAAAAATGTGGTATCGTAACCAGTCACACGGATGCTCCGGTTGCACTTCCTAATTTGATGATGATCCTATGGACAACTGTCAACCGTGTTTCTCGTAGTGGAAAAGTTATAGGTGCATCTGAACGATTAACTACTTATGAGGCGTTAAAAACAATTACAATCTGGGGAGCTTATCAACATTTTGAAGAAGATACTAAAGGAACATTAGAGAAGGGGAAAATTGCAGATATGGTTATTTTAAGTGAAAACCCTTTAAAGGTGGATCCAATGCAATTAAAAGATATTCAAGTACTGCAAACAATTAAGGATGGAGAAATAGTATATAAAAAATAA
- a CDS encoding cold-shock protein: MARSQQTFNKREREKKRLEKKKEKQKKREERKAESEESGGGIPFAYVDKDGNLSDTPQEKQSKSDIDPSSIEVSTPKKVYTEEELSPVRTGKVTYFDNSKGYGFIVDQVDNEKYFCHHTGLIDEISENDTVSFELEKGLKGLNAVKVTLVKES; the protein is encoded by the coding sequence ATGGCGAGATCGCAACAGACATTTAATAAGCGAGAAAGAGAAAAAAAACGATTAGAAAAGAAAAAAGAAAAACAGAAGAAACGAGAGGAAAGAAAGGCGGAAAGTGAAGAAAGTGGTGGTGGAATCCCTTTTGCATATGTAGATAAGGATGGAAATCTTTCAGATACACCTCAGGAAAAACAATCCAAATCAGACATAGATCCATCAAGCATTGAGGTAAGTACACCTAAAAAAGTTTATACTGAGGAAGAATTAAGCCCTGTCAGAACTGGTAAAGTAACTTATTTCGACAATTCAAAAGGATATGGATTTATTGTAGATCAGGTGGACAACGAGAAATATTTCTGCCATCATACAGGTCTTATTGATGAAATATCTGAAAATGACACTGTTTCTTTTGAGCTAGAAAAAGGACTCAAAGGCTTAAATGCAGTAAAAGTTACACTGGTAAAAGAAAGTTAG
- a CDS encoding cold-shock protein codes for MSKGTVKFFNNSKGFGFINEEGVDREHFVHVSGLIDEIREGDEVEFDLEQGKKGMNATNVRIV; via the coding sequence ATGAGTAAAGGAACAGTTAAGTTCTTCAATAATTCCAAAGGTTTTGGATTTATTAACGAAGAGGGTGTTGATAGAGAACACTTTGTACACGTTTCTGGATTAATTGATGAAATTCGCGAAGGCGATGAAGTTGAGTTTGATTTAGAGCAAGGAAAAAAAGGAATGAATGCAACGAACGTAAGAATCGTTTAA
- a CDS encoding winged helix-turn-helix domain-containing protein has translation MAKFIRQLIYLGILFTLGCSSVSDDNFSEKGKLAMRDVGHNLLLNNYDHTSLVLPVIEIAPKKFSLSFEDNLEIYPDTLVHTIQESILKSKLPQKYLVEVLHCDNGVVAYSYEMNGEVDENIIPCLGRNLPKSCYSIHLKFKESSDSQFYNKGPIYIGLAFLGLTVFFLYRRSEDIPPTNSDRANFVRLGKFKFYELEHKLEHDGIEIKLSNKECELIQLFSAMPNQIIPRETLVKKVWEDKGVIVGRSLDTYVSKIRKKLKLDPEIKITNVHGVGYMLEIE, from the coding sequence ATGGCAAAATTTATTAGACAACTAATTTATTTAGGGATTTTATTCACCTTAGGCTGTTCATCAGTTTCGGATGACAATTTTTCTGAAAAAGGAAAGTTGGCAATGAGAGACGTTGGGCATAATTTACTGCTTAACAATTATGATCATACCTCTTTAGTGCTTCCTGTGATAGAAATTGCGCCTAAAAAATTCAGCTTATCTTTTGAGGACAATTTGGAAATTTACCCAGATACTCTGGTTCATACAATACAAGAAAGCATCCTTAAATCTAAATTGCCACAAAAATATTTAGTAGAAGTTTTACATTGTGATAATGGTGTCGTGGCTTATAGCTATGAAATGAATGGGGAGGTTGATGAGAATATCATTCCCTGTCTAGGAAGAAATTTACCGAAGAGTTGCTATTCCATCCATTTGAAATTTAAAGAAAGTTCAGATTCCCAGTTTTATAATAAGGGCCCAATTTATATTGGATTGGCATTTTTAGGTTTAACCGTATTTTTTCTATACCGTAGAAGTGAAGATATACCGCCAACAAATTCAGATAGGGCAAATTTTGTTCGTCTCGGGAAATTTAAGTTTTACGAGTTGGAGCATAAATTGGAACATGATGGTATCGAGATTAAACTATCCAATAAAGAATGTGAATTAATACAACTATTTTCCGCTATGCCCAACCAAATAATTCCACGGGAAACCCTAGTAAAAAAGGTATGGGAAGATAAAGGTGTTATTGTAGGTAGAAGTTTAGACACCTACGTCTCCAAGATTCGGAAAAAATTAAAACTGGATCCTGAAATCAAAATTACTAATGTTCATGGCGTTGGCTATATGTTGGAAATTGAATAA
- a CDS encoding YceI family protein: protein MNKLFFTIALTVLAFTLSNSQTKNEVIKTISISESVVNWKGSMLFSFGGHYGTVNFKDGTLKFNSGKLTGGTFIVDMTTMVNTDGGFNEGLMDHLKNEDFFNVPKYPSATFVITEIEELKDGNLRITGDLTIKGMTKSVFAEAKLDKTNNKFETRLKIDRTDWDIVYGAKGHVNIKDYAISDAIELEVEIQY, encoded by the coding sequence ATGAACAAACTATTTTTTACAATCGCCTTAACTGTTTTAGCGTTTACATTATCAAATTCCCAAACTAAAAATGAAGTAATTAAAACAATTTCAATATCAGAGAGCGTGGTTAACTGGAAAGGATCTATGCTGTTCAGTTTTGGAGGGCATTATGGTACGGTTAATTTCAAGGATGGAACATTAAAATTCAATTCGGGAAAACTTACAGGAGGAACTTTCATCGTTGACATGACCACAATGGTGAATACCGATGGAGGTTTTAACGAAGGATTAATGGACCATCTGAAAAATGAAGATTTTTTTAATGTGCCAAAATACCCTTCTGCAACTTTTGTGATTACCGAAATTGAGGAATTAAAAGATGGCAACCTGCGAATAACCGGTGATCTGACTATAAAAGGAATGACCAAATCTGTATTTGCAGAGGCTAAGTTGGATAAAACAAACAATAAATTTGAAACACGGTTAAAGATAGATCGTACTGATTGGGATATCGTTTATGGGGCAAAAGGCCATGTTAATATAAAAGACTATGCTATTTCTGACGCAATAGAGTTGGAAGTTGAAATTCAATATTAA
- a CDS encoding mechanosensitive ion channel family protein: METITVPESNGVIELKDHAFLKIFSSWDQFVAFLPVLVTAIVVLLVFFFLAKFAEIRLERILRKRAESKQVLVADFFGKVVWLTVFLIGVMWAMYILGLGEISGSILGAAGLTTFIVGFALKDIFENFLAGVIIAFDPPFIEGSWIEVNDIQGVVQNMSLRQTMLKTFDGQDVFIPNAIILKNPLRNYTIDGYLRKEFVIGLDYGDDLSQGLELIEKTLSETPNVLNLDGRKPIAQIDMFATSTVNVKCLFWINTFDTKVPANKIMNQAMLNVLNVLTESGHYLPADILEIKYYDPKSDVGDKATEFRKKIEDLKKGEQSGA; encoded by the coding sequence ATGGAAACCATAACTGTTCCTGAATCTAATGGTGTTATCGAATTGAAAGACCACGCCTTTCTTAAGATTTTTTCTAGTTGGGATCAATTTGTGGCCTTTCTGCCAGTTTTGGTAACCGCCATAGTCGTTTTATTGGTGTTTTTTTTCTTGGCAAAATTTGCAGAAATACGTTTGGAGCGTATCCTTAGGAAACGGGCAGAATCAAAACAAGTTCTGGTAGCAGATTTCTTTGGGAAAGTTGTATGGCTTACTGTTTTTTTAATTGGTGTAATGTGGGCCATGTATATTCTAGGCTTGGGGGAAATCAGTGGTTCAATATTGGGAGCTGCCGGGCTCACCACGTTTATTGTTGGTTTTGCGCTTAAGGATATATTTGAAAATTTTTTGGCAGGCGTAATAATAGCTTTCGATCCACCATTTATTGAAGGTAGTTGGATTGAAGTTAACGATATTCAAGGAGTTGTTCAAAACATGAGTTTAAGGCAAACCATGCTAAAGACGTTCGATGGGCAGGATGTATTTATTCCTAATGCTATAATTTTAAAAAATCCATTAAGAAACTATACCATAGATGGTTATTTGCGCAAAGAATTTGTGATTGGTTTAGATTATGGTGATGATTTATCCCAAGGATTAGAGTTGATAGAAAAAACCCTTAGCGAAACACCAAATGTATTAAACCTAGATGGTAGAAAGCCAATAGCTCAAATCGATATGTTTGCAACCTCCACGGTTAATGTAAAATGTTTGTTCTGGATAAATACTTTTGACACCAAAGTTCCCGCGAATAAGATTATGAACCAGGCTATGCTAAATGTATTGAATGTACTTACAGAATCTGGGCATTATTTACCTGCTGATATCTTAGAAATTAAATACTATGATCCGAAATCTGATGTTGGCGATAAAGCAACTGAATTTCGTAAAAAAATTGAAGATTTAAAAAAAGGCGAACAATCTGGAGCATAA
- a CDS encoding SDR family oxidoreductase, whose amino-acid sequence MQKPNERLAGQTCIITGANSGIGEAVAHAIGMEGANVVVNYRSRPEEAEEIAHNISQHSKCGDAIAIRCDVSNENEVLAMFKKTIDHFGTVDICIPNAGLQKDAPLHEMSLKDWQYVIDVNLTGQFLCAREAIREFIRRGMRPEISKSLGKIIHMSSVHEIIPWAGHANYAASKGAIVMLMESICQEYAPMKVRCNSIAPGAIKTKINTEAWESQESLNKLMKLIPYKRIGVPEDIGSTAAWLASDESEYINGTTIFVDGGMTCYPGFTQNG is encoded by the coding sequence ATGCAAAAACCGAATGAACGATTGGCAGGTCAAACTTGTATAATAACTGGGGCAAATTCGGGAATCGGTGAAGCGGTAGCACATGCCATTGGTATGGAGGGCGCTAATGTCGTAGTAAATTACCGCTCACGTCCTGAAGAAGCTGAAGAAATTGCCCATAATATTAGTCAACATAGTAAATGTGGAGATGCAATAGCCATACGTTGCGATGTCAGCAACGAAAATGAGGTATTGGCCATGTTTAAAAAAACCATTGATCATTTTGGTACTGTTGATATCTGTATTCCAAACGCTGGGCTTCAAAAGGATGCTCCATTACATGAAATGTCCCTTAAAGATTGGCAATATGTAATAGATGTAAATTTAACTGGACAATTTTTGTGCGCTCGTGAAGCAATTCGTGAATTTATCCGACGAGGAATGCGACCAGAAATTTCAAAATCCCTTGGGAAAATTATTCATATGAGTTCAGTGCACGAGATAATTCCATGGGCTGGACATGCAAACTATGCAGCTTCTAAGGGAGCCATTGTTATGTTGATGGAAAGTATTTGCCAAGAATATGCCCCTATGAAGGTTAGATGCAATAGCATAGCGCCAGGCGCAATTAAAACCAAAATTAACACTGAGGCTTGGGAATCTCAAGAATCACTAAATAAATTGATGAAATTAATTCCATACAAACGAATAGGAGTTCCAGAGGATATTGGAAGCACAGCTGCTTGGCTTGCAAGCGATGAGTCTGAATATATTAATGGAACAACCATCTTTGTTGATGGAGGAATGACATGCTATCCAGGATTCACCCAGAATGGATAA
- a CDS encoding aminotransferase class V-fold PLP-dependent enzyme gives MTSRRNFLKNSSLASMALPFIKFDPQKNWSIEPLKNERFEGDSYWNMVRKQFPLKEGQTYFNNGTMGPTPGYVLDKMMHHMMYYNTEAATIDYKNGSGPELLSGYFPYEELRKKLGTIVNADFKELSITQNATIGMNFVGNGLDLKEGDEIINTNQEHGGGFGVWQLLAKRKGCIYKQAIMPEPANDPQQIIDAIFKEANSKTKVIAVPHIISGYGTLMPVKEICAEARKRGIFTVLDGAQCVGHVKVDVKEIGCDAYYSSLHKWLLAPPGSGLLYVNKQVVGSIWSTLASYNWDNHDDHGFRLMQNGTGSPYQITGYDAAVDFYNTIGENRWLGRIKELGMYLRNGLKDIPHVTIHSSINENMAAGITTYSVKGLSGPELQKTLWERERLQPRSIGGELLRHSVHIYNSKEEIDRALKVIETLG, from the coding sequence ATGACAAGTCGTAGAAATTTCCTTAAAAATAGTTCTTTGGCCTCTATGGCATTACCCTTTATTAAATTCGACCCTCAGAAAAATTGGTCTATTGAGCCATTGAAAAATGAACGGTTTGAGGGGGATTCTTATTGGAACATGGTGAGAAAACAATTTCCTTTAAAAGAGGGGCAAACCTATTTTAATAATGGTACTATGGGTCCAACCCCTGGATATGTTTTGGATAAAATGATGCATCATATGATGTACTACAATACGGAAGCAGCAACAATTGATTATAAAAATGGTTCAGGCCCAGAACTTTTAAGTGGTTACTTTCCTTATGAGGAATTACGTAAAAAGTTGGGGACAATAGTTAATGCTGATTTCAAAGAACTTTCCATTACCCAAAATGCTACAATTGGGATGAACTTTGTTGGGAATGGCTTAGACCTTAAAGAAGGCGATGAAATCATAAATACCAATCAAGAACATGGAGGAGGTTTTGGGGTTTGGCAGTTATTGGCAAAACGAAAGGGCTGCATTTATAAACAGGCTATAATGCCTGAGCCAGCCAATGATCCTCAACAAATAATAGATGCTATTTTTAAGGAAGCTAATTCAAAAACTAAAGTAATTGCTGTACCACATATAATCTCTGGGTATGGAACTTTAATGCCTGTTAAGGAAATTTGTGCTGAGGCAAGAAAGCGCGGAATATTTACTGTGCTTGATGGTGCGCAATGTGTAGGGCATGTAAAGGTTGATGTAAAGGAGATAGGATGCGATGCCTATTATTCAAGTTTGCATAAGTGGTTGTTGGCACCTCCAGGAAGTGGCTTGCTTTATGTTAATAAACAGGTCGTAGGATCTATCTGGTCAACTCTGGCTAGTTATAACTGGGATAATCATGATGACCATGGTTTTAGGCTAATGCAGAATGGTACGGGAAGTCCTTATCAAATAACAGGTTATGATGCGGCGGTTGATTTCTATAACACCATTGGGGAAAATCGATGGTTGGGACGTATAAAAGAATTAGGAATGTACCTAAGAAATGGGTTAAAGGATATTCCACATGTCACCATTCACTCTTCCATCAATGAAAATATGGCGGCTGGTATTACGACCTATTCGGTTAAAGGATTGAGCGGTCCAGAATTACAAAAAACGCTATGGGAAAGAGAACGTCTTCAACCTCGAAGTATAGGAGGGGAGCTATTAAGGCATTCTGTACATATCTACAATTCTAAGGAAGAAATAGATCGAGCATTAAAGGTTATTGAGACTTTAGGGTAA
- a CDS encoding zinc ribbon domain-containing protein YjdM — protein MSEETTSCPKCDSPYPYPSGLLMICPECGYEWNPKEQSEASIGLVVLDANGNKLTDGDSVTVIKDLPVKGASKPIKAGTKVKNIKLVEGDHNIDCKIEGFGSMALKSEFVKKA, from the coding sequence ATGAGTGAAGAAACTACCTCTTGCCCAAAATGCGATTCTCCATACCCTTACCCAAGCGGTTTGCTTATGATTTGTCCAGAATGTGGTTACGAGTGGAATCCAAAGGAACAATCAGAAGCTTCTATAGGCTTAGTGGTTTTAGATGCGAATGGTAATAAATTAACTGATGGAGATAGTGTTACTGTAATAAAGGATCTTCCTGTAAAAGGGGCTTCTAAACCAATAAAAGCAGGAACGAAGGTTAAGAATATCAAATTGGTTGAAGGCGACCATAATATCGACTGTAAAATTGAAGGTTTCGGTTCTATGGCATTAAAGTCTGAATTTGTAAAAAAAGCCTAA
- a CDS encoding T9SS type A sorting domain-containing protein → MKRLDIKLSLVIISSFLLMSWVAKKTYYYYVPTDIDDFFMPGSQPLESGVFDSPNQCDNCHGGYDNATEPAFNWRGSMMAHSMRDPLFQASLSIANQDALDSGDLCLRCHTPTGWLENRSTPTDGSALIKNDLDGVQCHFCHKLIDPLSNRPEDLNYLNTINNIPTVYGNGMFVADSDNNSKRGPFNDASANHPTIYSSFHSESEMCATCHDVSNPAFTKTPNGSYKPNDLNTPSDTFETYEMFPIERTYSEWKMSAYNSPNGIPSNAFGGNKQNVRSCQDCHMQDVSGYGCNKSFAPFRSNLPLHDLTGGNTFVPLLVKSLYPNDVDHAAIDAGIIRAEYMLKNAATMNLNVEKSESGYDVEVNIINETGHKLPSGYPEGRRMWINLQAFDINNNLIYESGSYDTSSAQLQLEGTKIYEAKLGMDEEISNIANANGNGNYTPGESFHFVLNNTVVKDNRIPPRGFTNVGFESVQAAPVGYSYEDGEYYDQTDYQLPEESYKILVKLYYQTVSKEYIEFLRDNNTTNNTGQQIYDLWTAFGKSTPVIMQEKEFYTDVLSISDNEANNNLTVKLYPNPTQELIHIKVTNNLDQIKGYEITDINGKKIKTQLIPKSQTEIAIETKGISSGLYFIKINLTNTSIIKQFLIR, encoded by the coding sequence ATGAAACGGCTCGACATAAAACTCAGCCTTGTAATTATTTCCTCTTTTTTACTGATGAGCTGGGTGGCAAAAAAAACCTACTATTATTATGTGCCAACAGATATAGATGATTTTTTTATGCCAGGTTCGCAACCACTAGAATCTGGCGTATTTGATTCTCCAAACCAATGCGATAATTGCCATGGTGGATATGATAATGCTACGGAACCTGCATTTAATTGGAGGGGTAGCATGATGGCCCATAGTATGAGAGATCCCTTATTTCAAGCATCACTAAGCATTGCAAATCAAGATGCGTTAGATTCAGGCGATTTATGCTTAAGGTGTCATACCCCAACCGGTTGGTTAGAAAATCGGTCAACACCAACTGACGGCTCTGCTTTAATAAAAAATGATTTAGACGGCGTTCAATGCCATTTCTGTCATAAATTAATTGACCCATTAAGTAATAGACCGGAAGATTTAAATTATTTAAACACTATCAACAATATACCCACTGTATACGGTAATGGTATGTTTGTTGCAGATTCAGACAATAATTCCAAAAGAGGTCCTTTTAATGATGCCTCGGCCAATCACCCAACTATTTATTCGAGTTTTCATTCTGAATCCGAAATGTGTGCAACATGTCATGATGTAAGCAATCCAGCCTTCACTAAAACTCCTAACGGTAGCTATAAACCCAATGACCTAAATACTCCTTCAGACACCTTTGAAACTTATGAGATGTTCCCAATAGAAAGAACTTATAGTGAATGGAAAATGAGTGCCTATAATTCTCCTAACGGTATTCCATCAAATGCTTTTGGAGGGAATAAACAAAATGTTAGGTCTTGCCAAGATTGTCATATGCAAGATGTAAGTGGTTATGGCTGTAATAAAAGTTTCGCGCCATTTAGATCAAATCTCCCATTACATGATTTAACAGGCGGCAATACATTTGTCCCATTATTGGTAAAAAGCCTTTATCCTAATGATGTTGATCATGCCGCCATAGATGCGGGAATTATTCGGGCGGAATACATGTTGAAAAATGCCGCAACCATGAACCTAAATGTTGAAAAATCTGAAAGTGGTTATGATGTTGAAGTAAATATTATAAATGAAACAGGACATAAACTGCCTTCTGGCTATCCTGAGGGCAGAAGGATGTGGATCAACCTACAAGCTTTTGATATAAACAATAATCTTATATACGAATCTGGATCCTATGACACCAGCTCAGCCCAATTACAATTAGAGGGAACTAAAATTTATGAAGCCAAACTCGGTATGGATGAGGAAATTTCAAACATTGCTAACGCGAATGGAAATGGGAATTATACCCCAGGAGAATCATTTCATTTTGTTCTGAATAATACGGTTGTTAAAGACAATCGAATTCCACCCAGAGGATTTACAAATGTCGGATTCGAATCTGTACAAGCCGCCCCAGTAGGGTATAGTTATGAAGATGGTGAATATTATGACCAAACAGATTATCAATTACCCGAGGAAAGCTATAAAATATTAGTAAAATTATACTACCAGACTGTATCCAAGGAATATATTGAATTCTTGAGGGACAACAATACCACCAATAATACTGGTCAACAAATCTATGATTTATGGACTGCTTTTGGAAAATCAACCCCCGTAATAATGCAGGAAAAAGAATTTTACACAGATGTTCTTTCAATTTCTGACAATGAGGCTAATAACAACTTGACAGTAAAATTATACCCCAATCCAACCCAAGAGTTAATTCATATCAAAGTCACCAATAATCTAGACCAGATAAAGGGTTATGAAATTACAGATATAAACGGCAAAAAGATTAAAACACAGTTAATTCCAAAAAGTCAAACTGAAATTGCAATAGAAACAAAAGGCATTTCCTCAGGTCTTTATTTTATTAAGATTAACCTAACGAACACATCAATTATAAAACAATTTTTGATTCGTTAA
- a CDS encoding VOC family protein produces the protein MNTKLNESNNNIVDDGFQSNIKFQHVTLVVSNFKESKKFYTEILKLKDKKIPWLPENQMFISLGGNLELHVGEVEGVKINPSTFNHFAITPSNFEGFLNHLKQHGLVYGLLGSFKEYEIQTRPDGVRQTFLKDPDGYIIEINNYP, from the coding sequence TTGAATACTAAACTTAATGAAAGCAATAATAATATTGTTGACGATGGGTTTCAATCTAATATAAAATTTCAACATGTTACCCTTGTGGTAAGTAATTTTAAAGAAAGCAAGAAGTTTTACACTGAAATCTTAAAATTAAAGGATAAGAAAATCCCTTGGCTGCCTGAAAATCAAATGTTTATATCATTGGGAGGTAATTTAGAACTGCATGTGGGAGAGGTAGAAGGTGTGAAAATTAATCCATCCACTTTTAATCATTTTGCAATAACGCCATCCAATTTTGAGGGTTTTTTGAATCATCTAAAACAGCACGGATTGGTTTATGGACTTTTGGGTTCATTTAAAGAATATGAAATTCAAACGAGGCCGGATGGTGTGAGACAGACGTTTTTAAAAGATCCCGATGGTTATATAATAGAGATTAACAATTATCCTTAA
- a CDS encoding cupin domain-containing protein: protein MYYPKIKIVLAAFVLFTLSNTSTIQSQNSVAIDTKTASKTMEWMDCPPFMPEGCAVTVLNGDPSKGNFDILYKVPANVTIAKHWHTSAERMILLTGEMTVTYDGEKPTVLKPGTYAYGPAKKPHIAKCGDKGPCTLFIAFEEPMDAIEVKN from the coding sequence ATGTATTATCCTAAAATTAAAATCGTTTTAGCAGCTTTTGTTCTTTTCACCTTATCCAACACATCCACAATTCAGTCACAAAATTCAGTAGCAATAGACACTAAAACCGCTTCAAAAACTATGGAATGGATGGATTGTCCTCCATTTATGCCAGAAGGTTGTGCGGTAACCGTTCTTAACGGTGACCCTTCCAAAGGTAATTTCGACATTCTGTACAAGGTTCCTGCAAATGTTACTATTGCAAAACATTGGCATACCTCTGCAGAACGGATGATTTTGCTTACAGGAGAAATGACAGTGACGTATGATGGAGAAAAACCCACCGTGCTAAAACCAGGAACTTATGCCTATGGGCCTGCCAAAAAACCTCATATAGCCAAATGTGGAGACAAAGGTCCCTGCACCTTATTTATTGCCTTTGAGGAACCAATGGATGCAATTGAAGTTAAAAACTAG